From the Schistocerca piceifrons isolate TAMUIC-IGC-003096 chromosome 2, iqSchPice1.1, whole genome shotgun sequence genome, the window ccgacccgttgatttccccttacagaggcatccagaagctttaaactgtgcataccatcgccgaatggagttagcagttggtggatctttgttgaacttcgtcctgaagtgtcgttgcactgttatgactgacttatgtgagtgcatttcaagcacgacatacgctttctcggctcctgtcgccattctgtctcactgcgctctcgagcgctctggcggcagaaacctgaagtgcggcttcagccgaacaaaactttatgagtttttctacgtatctgtagtgtgtcgtgaccatatgtcaatgaatggagctacagtgaatttatgaaatcgcttcaatcatttgtaatagccctgtataagatGTTCCAAAATTTAAATATATCGATGAATTGATACGGAAGAACGCCAATGAGTGAAGAAACTAATAAACCCAGTGCAAAGAAGACGGAAATGGTTCCTCAATGAACGTTGCAGCAGTATGTTACTTTAATAAAATCAGAATGTATATTTGTAACTTCATTTCTGGACACGAGAAATGGAACACCAAGAGAAGAAAATCCTGAGAAAAACATTGGGCCAATAAAACAAAACGATGAATACAGGAACAGAAGTAATGAAGATCTGTTCAAGGAAACTGAACAAGAAAACGATCACAAAACGTGGAATGATGATTCACGGACGGTCCTATTTAATGAAAAAAAGTTATACAAGAGAATTTTTGAACATGCGAGCCGGAAAAGAATATATTTGCTGGAAGTGACTCCAAGAAAACAGAAGTGATCTGAAAGAGATGAAGACTGAAcaacatgaaattttgaagagaggTGCGTTTCATAAAAAAGAATTATACATTTCCATATCaaggaaaaaaatcaaacaaaaatcggAAGCAAAGTGGTCAGGCATTCGGAGAAAAACAGCACTCTGATCGAATGAAATATTGTTGTGAAAACCGAACATAAAACAGAAGTAGTTATTTACTTGATCCATACGAGGCCCAAATTGATAAGGAATTCTTATCTTTGATGATTCGCTTCCACATTTACAGCGTACCTATCCACATTAACTTTGAACACATTAATGCGGAAGCAGTTACTCAAATCGCTTCGCTGCCGGTAATTTTACCCCTATGCCAATTGTTACGCGGGTTCCTTGATAAGTTCTGGAAAATCTGGACTGTCTGTTCCCATGAGCATGTACTTTGTAAATGTAGCGTTGGTATTAGAGTACAGATACTCGCCGCTAGGAGAGGTAGTGTAAATTAAGTACAAGTCTTCTGAATTTTATATGAATTGCAGTCATAGTGTCACATCGTATCCTACTATTTTCGAACCTGGCCTGACTTCACAAAGTTTTGCCTCTGTTGACTATACTAAATAACGCTCAGATCTTGTGCACTGGATAACGATAAATGTTTCATTTATTCTAGGATTTGTTTTTCGGGCTCATTCGGAACAGACTGAAATTAACCATGTGGTTAATGGTCATTTCTCTGGTGCTTCCAgtcagtcatgaggctgcaaatgtATGTAGGGCACGAGaccagtagggagtgcccactgcagCAGACTACGTGCATTTCCAGCCTAGGAAGTGATTGCAAACGCCAAAGATGCGACCATTAACAACTGTTCGCTGTAGTGGACGCAATGGGCCATAGGATTAATACCGTAGAGTCAGTATTTCATGTCATTTCCTATCTGGTACATGTTGACGTCACAATTGTTACGCACACTGGTTTAGGAAAGCTGGCTTGTTTGATATACCATGTAACGCTCCATAATAATAGAGACGTTTTGCAATCCATCCTTGGCTAATTCCATGTTCCATGTCCTTTTTGCAACTAAGATGGTTATGAAACAAGTATCTTCTGAACAATACGCACTTGAGTGTCTAAACACTCATCAGATCCAATTACTACTTAAAGAAAGAATCTTGAACTACATTAATAGAGGGTGCGCTCtagtgaaacttcctgatagaatAAAACTGTATGACTGTAGATTCGAACCTGGATTCTTGCTATTTATACAAATTTTTCTCACCGACTGTGCTAACTGGCGACTGCTCATGATGCTTCACCTTTACTAGTAACGATTTTCTGATTTCGAAACTACAAAAAGCTTTCTGGCATATCATTGCTAGAATAAAGATTGTCTTGGTAAGTGGCTTAGCAGCAGCCTGTAGGTTATTTgtaaatgaatttttcactttaaagCATGCACTGTTATGAAAACAGCTTACTGGATCCGAAAGTGGGCACCTTATTAGTAATTTAAATGTTATTAAAAAGGTTCTGGTAGATCTAGAATTGTGTAGGCAGGTTGCAAGTCACGACCTGAATAGGGCCTTCGATAAAATAACTGCACGCGAAAGGCAAGAATTTGGAGTAGAATCCAGGCTCGGATCCCACTTCTAATTTGTAGGCGTAATTTATTGTTTTACGTATCTTCGAACCCCACTTTCATGTTCTTTTTCTGTTCTTGTACCATGTATAATCATAAATTATTACTTGATTGGTCCCTATTTGTTTGAATGCAGTAAGATGGGGCGGAATTGTCAGCTCACTaaataacatttcatttttttGGAACATAGACGCCAGCGACCTGATTTTTCTGATATGTATTTCTTTCAAGCGTTTATGTCAGCAATTTATTCTGTAGCAACTCAAGTGGAATGCCATCGAGGCTGAGAGGTACTCTTCTTTGAGTTGCCTCTACCTCTGTCAATTCTCGGTCTTTCTAAAGACAGCTGCCTCTTCATCATTGATATTCATATCTTTTCTCTTGCAAACGTTTCTGGTAGTAATCTGTACACAAATGTACCATGATAAAAAATAAGTTATATTTTTCTTTCAAGGAAGAAATAATTCTAAAATATGAGCTTGGTAAACACTAATATGTGAGACACGTAAGCCCTTAAACTGAAATCTGCTAGGCAACGTTTTAATATCGGAAAACGCTCCTCAACAGAAATCGTAATCATAAGATGTACAATTTAGCTACGTGTTCACtgctttcaatatttttgtttgcaATTACTTCCACTTGATATTCTTGTGTGTGTTACTGTCCTCTTAGTTCCGCTCCTGCACAACAGTCTCGTCACCTCGGAGAAGCACTTGCACACAgcaccctcaattatttgttagatatatttAAATTTCAGTCTTCCACTATAATTCTCAGGATCCTTCTATAGCGCTACACCTTAAATTCTTCGACGTTCTCCTGTTCCGGTTTCGCCAATGTCAGTGATTcattaccataaaatgctgtgctcgaaaAGTACATTTTAAGAATGTTCTTCCTCATATTAAAGACTATATTTGATACTAGATAGGCTTATTTTGATCGGAAATGCCTTTTTGCCTGCGCTAGTCTCCCCTTGCTTCGTCCATGGTGTATCATTTCGATTCCTTAGGTTTGtttactttgtgatcaccagtcctgatgtcaCTCTTACTCTGATTCCAATCTCATTTTTGCCGCTCCTCATTAGTTCCCTCCctgtttggtttactctcaatacaAAATCTGCAATCATTAAATTGCTAAGTTCTCAGTTGTTCCCAACTTTAAAAACGAAAGAGTCTTACCGTTATCATCATTCCACCCTGAACTTAAATGAGATTTTGAACTTTTCGTGTATCTTCGATTTATAAATTGTTCTCCAGTGTCCATAGATTACATTCCTACCTTATACTCGTTTTAATTCcatcacttcattcttggtcttccattacgTTCGTGTAAGTGCTGTgtgttacccgtctttccttatagcttccACCAATTTTTCTGAGACTGTATTTTGTAGCTCGAATAAATGGAGTGTACTCGCTCTGATATGCAATATTCTGTCCCGTTTCACGCAGCCGGCTGCACCGCGACAGCAGCTCCCCCTTCTGGCTGTCAACGGAGACGTCAGCCACGGGCCTACACAGCGGGGCGGACCTGGACATCAACTTCGGCTGCGGCGACGCCATGTCCATCAGCGACTACcaccagcagcaccagcagcaccacatgctgcaccaccaccaccagcactcgCACCAGCTCGGCGAGGTGTGGCCCAGCTCGATGGTCTCGTCCAGCCCGGTGGGGCGCGGTGCCCCCTCGTCCTCGGCCGCCACCATGGAGCGCTGCTCCAGCTGCATCAGCAAGCTGGGTGCCGCCTCCATGTCGCGCTCCTCCACTTCGACCACCAGCTACCCCGTCGGCGGCGTGCCGTTCAACCCCGCCTGGACGATGGACGTGGTGGGCGCGGACGGCGCGGCGGCTGCCGCCTCCTCGTCGCCGTGCCACCGGCACTGCGCGTGCGCGCGCAGCACCGCCAGCAGCGGCTGCGACTGCATGTCGCTGTCCTCgcacggcagcagcggcggcggcggcggcgggggcgcgcCCTCCGAGTACTGCGTGCCGCGCTCCTGGTACGACCGGCCGCAGTCGCCGCACCTCGCCCACCAGCCGGCGTCGCTGCCGCCTCTGGTGCCGCCCAAGAGCCCCAAGACGCCGCCCATGGCGCACGGCTTCCAGCAGGCGCAGCCCACCACCAACGCCGGCCTGCCGCCCAGCGTGGCCCACCCCGCGCACCCTCCCACCGCCAGGGTGCCGCCGTTCGAGGCCTGCCGCTGCCAGTGCTGCCCGCCGTCGAGGCCGCCCAAGCCGCCGCAGCTGTCGCCGACGCCCACGCCGCCTCCGCACTCACCGGTGACGGACTCGCCTAGCAAGAAGAAGATCAAGAAACCGCCGATGCCGCTGCCGCTGGTGACGGAGCAGCCGACGGCGTCCAGTCCCGCCTGCGCCTGCCCGCACCACCCCAAAGTGGCGCTACTCAAGCAGCAGCACAGGTCCGAGGCTGCGGGCCAGCCCGTCCCGTATGAGAACTACGACGTGCCCAAGTCCCTCCTGGGCAGCGTGCAGACGCAGGTGAGGCTCTATATACAGAGACACGTCGCCTGATGTACGTATGGCATATTAACTGGGGAAGCAATTTACAGTCGGACTAGGACATTCCTGCCACTCCTCTATACATACAGACCGGTCGCTTGATACACGCATGGTATACTAACCCGGGAAGAAATATGCTGTTGGAGCAGGACATTCCTACCAGTCccctacagtatacagggtgaaaagtttttaaaccgacaaactctgggaggttgcagggaacatcaaaacaaatattttcccctaatgtcattttctcctatgaggagtatttaaaccggtagaggaagattcctctggtggcaaattaattaaaccaacaaacactttaccattttttatgaccaagacacaacaaattaacacaacctcatttcaattacagtagattttcaaaaatgcctccaatgacacgtaaacaaaggttacaccgtcggatcatgttctgtggcaacaaccccaggagtatcctgaattgttcctgctgctgctactatccggccaaccagatcctcttctgacgcAGCAGGAGTTACGTAAACAATGTTGCGCATCTCTCCACACACAAAAAAGTACAGAGGAGACATAtccggggatcgagcaggccatggtacaggaccatctctgccaatccacttttctgggaaccgtcggtctaggaatcgacgcacacgacgactaaaatgtgccggcgccccatcatgttggaaccacatgcgttttcTTGTAGAGAGCGTgaggtcttccagcaattctgtcattgctctgacgagaaaattgtaatattgcgtgcaatttaatggcctaggtagcaaatacggcccaattaaacagtccccaacaacaccgacccacgcattggctggctctgagcactatgggacttaacttctgaggtcaccagtcccctagaacttagaactacttaaacctaactaacgtaaggacatcacacacatccatgcccgaggcaggattcgaacctgcgaccgtagcggttgcgcggttccagactatagcgcctagaaccactcggccactccggacggcacccacgcattaacgaagaaccgcacttgatgagcgctagtaactgcggcatgtgggttatcctcactcaaaACGTGCGAAttctgcatgttgaagactccatcactcccgaacgttgcttcaccagtaaacaatacagaggatggaaatgtaggatgcacttcacactgttccagataccactgcgaaaactgtgctctgggtggataatcaactggttccagtttGTGGACACGCTTtaagtgaaatgaacgtaacaATTGCTGTCGAAGgacttttcttacatttgtctgattcatccccatgttacgttcaattgcacgagtgctgattgaaggatccctctccacatgctgcaagacagcttcctcaacttgcagcgttcttaccgtgcgacggcgtccctgtccaggtaatatgcaaaatgacccggtctcatgtAGACGTTGGtatacagcagcaaaggtcgtatgaagcgggatacggcgattaggatattgttattgataaacccgctgtgcagctcgtccgttgtggtgcgcaacgtagtacgcaccaaccatatcagtgtactcactccaggtgtatcgctacattagtaaacagagacaatgcactactacactggtggacagcagttgcctacaactgaagagcataatgcaccctctaacaactgaagatcgtaatacggcccctaacaactgaagagcgtaatacggcctccacgggtttaaataatcctcataggaaaaaatgacatacgggaaaaatatttgttgtgatgtcccgtacaacctcccagagtttgtcggtttaaatacttttgacCCTGTATACACACAAACTGGGCGCTTGATACATGCATGGTATATTAACTCGGGAAGAAATATGTTGTCGGAGCAGGACATTCTTACCACTCTTCTACAGTATATACACAGACATGTCTTTTGAAGCACATATGACATACAAATTGGGAAAGAAATATACTGTCATACTAGGACATTCCTTCAACTCATAAATTGAGCATTTCGTTGGAGAAATGTCGAGGGAAGGAGTAACATAAAAGCACAGCTATGTAACATGTTAGGGATAGGTGTGGAATGGATGGAGCAATTTCAGCCAAACTTAACACACATAAGACATAGTGATAATATATCACTGTTAGTTATTTTGGTTGGGGTGGGAAAATGATGATCTGTAAGCATAAACGTgggaggtctggaacaaggtcaaTCGAATTTGTTACAGGTTTATTCGTAAGTGCTGCTGGTGTTTCATAAGAAAACAAGATATAAATCAAATAAATCACTTTACTATAACTTTAAGAAGACGAAATACTTAACTCTGAAATAATGCATGGCCTCACGCGATTTTCCTttgggtggccaaggaaaacatttcagcaacACAGCCGCTCAGAATCGACGCGGAAAGGCCTAATGTGGTGGCATAGAGGGCGTAAAGAACCCACCGTTTTCCCTGGAGCGTCGGTTCCTCCATTTCGCCGTCGAGTACAACAGTTCACAGAGTGATGAGCAACAGCACGATGTTATTGGCAACCTTTGACTTTCCCGGCACTCGCCGAGTGCTTCAACCCTACGCTGAGGACATCATGGGCCAGCTACCCCACTGAAAGTGGTTCCACCCCTTTGAAATGCAGTGCGACCGCTATTTTTGCTCTGGTGAGCAGAGTATaaccactagggactgttcaaaaccattcgacgaaatctgaacgtgatcggAAGCAGCGAAGGATGCTTAGGCATTGCAGCCTTCCTGTTTGCCACTCTCCTATGGCATACTCACGTTGAGGTGCAGCATTTACAAAtgagtgaataaaatggcaaagtgtCAGGCTaacacctcccccctcccctatgCCATAGTTTGGCAACACCCCTGGTGTCAACCACACTCCTTCGCTGAATACTTTAAAAATGTACTTTTACAGGTATCCATGACAGAGACATAGGtatgagatttaaaactttccagGCGTACATATtgatccacaaaatttcgggcgaactgccggatgtttgcaacttcctgccacaatatttcggcgcagagccttctggccatcttcaggtgatactgaatCACCTGGAGATGGCcacaagactctgcgccgaaatattgtggcaggaagttgcaaacatccggcagttcgcccgaaattttgtggaacagagACATAGGTGCTTGCAGACGTTTTAAAACGTTCAGCAAAAGCGGATGGTTGACACCCAGGGTGTATCCAAACTATGGCACCGGGGTTGGTGTTTGCCGATTCATTCACATGTCTGTCAatgtgtcaccccccccccccttcctccctcgaGTGATCACTTTACAAGAGGGCGTgtaatgtcaaaaaaatggttcaaatggctctgagcactatgggacttaactgctaaggtcatcagtcccctagaacttagaactacttaaacctacctaaggacatcacgcacatccatgcccgaggcaggattcgaacctgcaaccttagcagtcgcgcagttccagactgaagcgcctagaaccggccggccactccggccggcgaaatgtcAAAGGGTCCACCTAACACCCCCTCCCCCGTGCCatagttcggcaacaccctcggtgtcAACTGCTGCCTTGGACCTCGCTTAGCTTTCGTGGaatagttttgaacggtccctactggtacaccagagcaaaaattgcggtcgcactgcactccagaGGGGTGCGATCACTTTCAATGGGTTTGTTACCCCATGATGCCCTTAGAGTAAGGCCTTAGCATTCGAGGAGTGTCAAAGGTTCTCCAGAACGTCATTCTATTGCTCACTACAATTCGAAACGTTGTTCTCGacagggaaatatgtcggaatcaACGTCCCATGTAAAGGGGTGGTtgcattgacgccctttatgccactccaTCAGGGCTCTGGATGTCGcagttctgatctccatcgcagaagCGTCAAAACAGGGGTGAACTATTGGTATGAGGTGGTGAAATATGGTGCCTATGTGACATAATTAACTCTTTTACACTTCACATGATTTTTTTGAACTCTGGTATTTTTTCTCATATGTCAAAATCTTGCTGTTTTAAGCTTCGCCAAAAGTTAATgtcgcagggcgccatgcttttgtaccattacagggataggttgtaggcacctttgttccaaatttcaaacttctacgtcgcAATGGGACACAGTTATGGGGAATCTAAAAACTCATCCTTTAGTTGTGTTGTGCAGTGTAATGCGAAGCAACAATGTGGAGCGGATGATTTCTCTCTTGTTAGACACGCCTGCCCAGAGTGGTGCGCTGAGCAACTGTGTATTACAAACCGAAACTTGAAAAGATGCTTTATTCAGTGCTGTCTGTCATTTCTCTCTATCTCTCGTAGTTCGCGCGTCGATCCTTCGATACCCCAGATGTGCTTATGAGTAACCTTGTACGCGTAAGTTTGCTATCTGACTGCCTAGGGTAAGATATCCCTAATATCTATAGGGACAGAGTAAGGCTGTGAGGAGTAtgtcctgttaaaaaaaaaaaaaaaaaaaaaaaaaaaaaaaaaagcggaactACATTTCCACGAAATCCATAATTTTCAAGTTCACTGAGCTTATTGGTGATAAACGCGAAGACATTTAACCCGCGGAGGTTGGTGTGGCGATCGGAAACAGTGATATCTAAAGCGTCACTCTTTAATTCTGGAACACATGCAAACGCCACTTGATACACATGTGATACACTAAATGGGGGAAAATATCTGCTGTCAGAGTAGGACATTCCTACCGCCCCTAAACTGGACGTTTGAACTGAGATGTGTGGAGGAGAGAAGTAATATAAAAGCATAACTGTGTAACATTTCAACAAATCTTAGTACACACATCTAGGAAAATGCACTATTTGTGTGGGACACCCCCAACATCCCGATTTGTGGGAGTTGTGGTGAGGCCTTTGTGACATATATGCGTAACTGGAACATCTGAATCAGTTTTAACGATCTTGGCACATGTACCACTTAAAGCATTATAAAATATACTATTGGGGCGCAGCCTCCTTAGGGGTAGTGAGTGTCGgaaaaataatagagaaacgaACGATATGCGCGTCATATCCATAGTTTACTGTGTCGTTAGTCTGATTGGTGATAGTCCTGATGATTTCTGACCTGATTTTCCTATCCAGTATTAATATTAGGACAAATAAGTAATCTGGCAACACTGAGTGTTGGGCTAGTGCTTAATAACGTCCTAGCACGGAAGCTGTTACGGGAGTCCTCGCGTAAGACATCACAGAACCTGCAGATAGTTAATGGTACAGGTTTCGGGAAAGATGTACCTAAGATCAAGAACAGAACAAAATGTTTTGTTGCACAACCTTGCTACATCTAAATAATGCAAGTTTCTTTCCTCCATATGATCGAAGAAGGACGCATGTAACCGTCCCCACATTTTGTTAGCCAACATGATGACCTTTCTTCATCTATACGCCCCTTACGTTGCTGTCATAAGACTCACCAGCCTTACTTTCACCCTGAAACATATTTCTGAGATCAGTCGTTAACCGACTAGACGAACCTCGACACAAACACTGGACTAAAAATTATTAATCGCTTTCCACTTACCCGCTTCTTAGTACCAATCAACGTCCTCAAACCTATAGAGAGATAATCCATAGGGCAGTAATTAAAAGGACGACAGAGCACAGCACAAATGGGAACGCTGATATCAGGCTATTGTACTTTATTAATAATCACACAGAATCTTTTTAACTTGTTTCTGTCTACGCAGTCACCATGTTTTAGCACATGCGTATCGTTCATGTATTCGTTTTGAAACTAATGTCCTGGTTGCAGACCATGACTTTTTCGGATACacattaaaatattaattatgataCAGCTCAGAACCTAAAAAATGTTTACTCAGTTGTTCGTCCTCTGGTCGAAAATATTTTAGTATACAAAACAATATTGTACCATAATATTTCCTATTCTTTATGTACATACAGGAGTAAGTTTTTAACGTGctctgttttatttgtttttcctaGGAGCCGAAAGAAGACACGAGACAAAGTGATACCCTGAACAGATCGTCACTAAGCACAAGTACCACAGAAGAATATTACGACACTCCGAAGAGCATCAAAGATTCCCTGGCCTCGACGACTGAAATGGAGATCACCACGAACCAGTACGGCAACTACGACGTGCCGCCCAGTGTGAAAACTTTGCGGAAGCCCTGTGGTTGCGTTATCAAGTTGTCCAAGAAGTCTGTCCTGGTCACGTCTTTGGTAGAGACGACCAAACTCGTCATGGAACACGAAGATCCGTCAGAGAGCGCTCCTGCCAACTGCCCTTGCCAGAAAGTGATGTGTTGGGCGGAGAACCTAATGATGTTGCCCTACTGCAGGCGTGGCAACGGCATTGAGAACACTGGTGTTCCTATACAGAAGGTGAAACTGAGTGGCGAGGGCAAGATGCCAGTTGTCAACACGAGCGGAGAGATAGCTATCTACGCGACTGTGGATAAGTCCAAGAAGAGCAGGAAACACTTACCATCCTGCAGCCAGGGGGCTTGTACATGTCCCCGAGTGACAGCGGAAGACGCAGAACAGAATTCTTCCCAGTCGAACTACGTGAATGTCGATATAGAGGGAGAGAGTTCGAAGTGTTCTACTGCTGGCGAGCAACAGACAGCTGGAGACGAATTCTGCCAGATGGATACGAATTATGAAAATATTGACTTTGCCCAGTCACTAGAGTACTACGAGAATGCCAAAGACGTGCTGATGAGGGCAGGTATGAATCAGGACGCCTCAGATAGTGGAATTTCTGGCGCCACATGTTCACAGAAGTGTGAAGAGCCCTCCTCGGGGGAATTCACGACACACTACGGCACTCACGAGATCATGGTGTGCAGTAAATGTGGCCACGAGTGTCACGCTTTTCTGTCTGGCCCAATGAGTGCGGGAAGTGACGGAGACTGCCGTATTTCAGCACTGACCGAGAGTGCAGAAGCAGCAAGTGCTAACGCGCAAGACGATTACCTGATGATGGAACCTGCAAAGAACGGTTCAGCGGGACCGAGCACCGGATCAGCAGGTAGAAACCATCCAGGTTATCTCCCGATGTCTCCAGTACCTAGCGGATCCACTGCTGCAAAGAATGATCTGCTCAAGCGCGCTCACCAGAGAGGTATGTGCAACTTGTCCAGTGAAAAGTCCGCTAGCATCCCCAGTCTGGCCAGCCCAATAACTCAGTCTGCGGACAAATGCTGTAAGAGGTCGGAGTTGGAGTACCACAGAGTACCTGGCGCAGCCATGATGATGAGCCCGTACCTAAAGCAGCGGCTTGCCGAATCCGACGAGCGGGCACACCAAGTGGTTTGCAGGAAACGATCGAGTTCCGCGGATTCGAGAAACCCAGAGGCTCTAGAAGACGTGAACAGCGTTATTCAGTCAAAGATGTCACCGGCTCCAGTGAGGAGAGTGTGCGCGAACGCTATGTTCCATAAATGCGATCCAAAGACTGAAATGATATCCACTACAGAGACTGAAGTCTCATCGGCATGTGATGTTCACAAAGAAACTCCGCAACCTGATGGCGTCTCATCCAGACAAAAGGAAGAGGCAGTTGCAGCAAGCCAGCCAGGGAGCTCCGATGAATCCGTGCCCAGCTCTCGCCGACCCAGCATTAACAACTGCGAGCTGTCAATATCGGAACAACCCAAGGGATCTCACACTGCGGTACCAGCTTCAGTCCACATTCGTCGGTCGTCGAGCGTCCCTTGCAAGTCCGGAAATAACCGCGACTCGTCCAGCTCCAATGATTCTGGCGTCTCCACCGGTTCTCTGAAACAAGGAGGAGGTGACTTTTCCGAATTTGAGCTGCCCCTGACGACGTCCGTGTCAGCGAAGAAGCACCAGTACAGCTTAGCTAGGCATCCTGGCTATGTCACCAACTGCTTGCACTCCTCGTTACCGAGGAGATCCAAGTCAGTGGATCCTCTCAGAGACATCACCTTCCAGTTCCAAAAGATTAAAGTTCCAGCCAagtcttcttcggcggaggctgaaGTGCCAGTATGTCCGAAAGCTAGAGGTAACTATGCCTTCCCTAGTCATCAAATTAACTAATCCTCGCACAGTAGTTTATCCAAATCCA encodes:
- the LOC124776045 gene encoding uncharacterized protein LOC124776045, whose product is MRIKHTSSRTSGVPSPSQKRKISFLFVPDCLHLQLYRDSKDRYKQGHTKASLSLQHFLAIDTGFTLDKESNTIAIICQDVTVILAFDTRERLMQWQVKIVNNLGEDQPFLIQITSAPPRAKISPGPARLHVQEQRFCLTSGVPPRLLGFWDISQLRRYGVVEGRFVFEGGSRCGKGEGVHVCVTDQAEEITKVFQMAAQGKITNRRRAVTRNMSVIDSPRRQVHSRASDVDSLQQSFIHNQTMSSDFSGDDFPCPCSRLHRDSSSPFWLSTETSATGLHSGADLDINFGCGDAMSISDYHQQHQQHHMLHHHHQHSHQLGEVWPSSMVSSSPVGRGAPSSSAATMERCSSCISKLGAASMSRSSTSTTSYPVGGVPFNPAWTMDVVGADGAAAAASSSPCHRHCACARSTASSGCDCMSLSSHGSSGGGGGGGAPSEYCVPRSWYDRPQSPHLAHQPASLPPLVPPKSPKTPPMAHGFQQAQPTTNAGLPPSVAHPAHPPTARVPPFEACRCQCCPPSRPPKPPQLSPTPTPPPHSPVTDSPSKKKIKKPPMPLPLVTEQPTASSPACACPHHPKVALLKQQHRSEAAGQPVPYENYDVPKSLLGSVQTQEPKEDTRQSDTLNRSSLSTSTTEEYYDTPKSIKDSLASTTEMEITTNQYGNYDVPPSVKTLRKPCGCVIKLSKKSVLVTSLVETTKLVMEHEDPSESAPANCPCQKVMCWAENLMMLPYCRRGNGIENTGVPIQKVKLSGEGKMPVVNTSGEIAIYATVDKSKKSRKHLPSCSQGACTCPRVTAEDAEQNSSQSNYVNVDIEGESSKCSTAGEQQTAGDEFCQMDTNYENIDFAQSLEYYENAKDVLMRAGMNQDASDSGISGATCSQKCEEPSSGEFTTHYGTHEIMVCSKCGHECHAFLSGPMSAGSDGDCRISALTESAEAASANAQDDYLMMEPAKNGSAGPSTGSAGRNHPGYLPMSPVPSGSTAAKNDLLKRAHQRGMCNLSSEKSASIPSLASPITQSADKCCKRSELEYHRVPGAAMMMSPYLKQRLAESDERAHQVVCRKRSSSADSRNPEALEDVNSVIQSKMSPAPVRRVCANAMFHKCDPKTEMISTTETEVSSACDVHKETPQPDGVSSRQKEEAVAASQPGSSDESVPSSRRPSINNCELSISEQPKGSHTAVPASVHIRRSSSVPCKSGNNRDSSSSNDSGVSTGSLKQGGGDFSEFELPLTTSVSAKKHQYSLARHPGYVTNCLHSSLPRRSKSVDPLRDITFQFQKIKVPAKSSSAEAEVPVCPKARGFQSPGGESAVVAPYMDSRSTSSGTSDMSDYIETLSVSSHSSSDVQDALLLGRQATTTLRPRSGKEYQLIDRSILDGDMKQGDKAGHPLRTIGGQYANITPVPEKSESPSPGYMSGSPGQERDDQPLILHNFATK